One region of Tachysurus fulvidraco isolate hzauxx_2018 chromosome 9, HZAU_PFXX_2.0, whole genome shotgun sequence genomic DNA includes:
- the LOC113637736 gene encoding coiled-coil domain-containing protein 158 isoform X4 gives MGRAFSSTDISGNRISTRHEAEGCQDFGVNSPDSYISLINSDVDVNGAGCLNIQGRDVLELALEDYSQQVSDLQKQIRETYELHELQKFNFHQSVIKLENKLQESQSEKDLLENLRLKESEKNAKLSEQLQASQLELHLLKQAEGHKLMEADDKLKTLNRRSEMMTQMLQDIFIRLSDYEKRSGKSSCFCYDRTFNPGQLHLGPAVEKALLDLENDNRGLQEKLQMVQRQLKDLQEEGQEKKECLLQDYKERMEKLITSHEQKVAMLKEKLKNSQTTTDALQHHLDILQQQLQGQTKQHQSEMSNMESVLSLLRSDLLEKQKSYTAEVSVLEEALSHAKSLAEQVQRERDLLLQQAEDQDTKLCRLTTELRQTAEELCQERQQRQKLEQRSLRVQQIEDLVRSPRDQCQRHEDVQGQGSREARRLLSLSDEQGAELPLKQPEVQQGQAQLVEAHTQVQALKTEVELLKLRLEDGKKSGELLMRPLVALQKERKSLAKQHEALRLDNQQLRAALLEAELRLSAVEQEKSQRCAALSERDSSIHQLTLEKQHMTAELALQRKELDQLKEEQEVLREEHRRKTDELQWQNSKLKAQRNTIQNDLEKAKSTLKALEGADEHGLKVALGIQKQITAKRKQVDLLQSRVQMLEESTENLTQEKNEQVMKSKRQAQMLLFERERRKRLGTELEAYRTKENLLKSEIERLATALNKVLLNLMMSDSFVECQEYIQKQQQEIMRLKLQHTLELKEGQNLRSTSAITEQEQDLQATNNIYTSPVTSPSIPAQIPFQAQSPSINISSQKCSPVVELQSLVKELRSVIDMEQSPDTSYTSTRRSRKDEVTWNTEGESGMTRTSISYNEQDPVQVPNFKQDVNTANKEPGLKVCHPQDSSFCVAALGRRSPVHSLLTSVLPSNTHYSHRTQSPACSVQISIIKQAEITRQTCKKQQSKLTRLQNKAEDHQIKTQEMTSVIKSQEKMRRIKERKTLKKDKRLDHTEDRRINLQSK, from the exons ATGGGTCGTGCATTCAGCAGCACAGACATATCAGGAAATCGTATTTCTACAC GTCATGAAGCTGAGGGATGTCAAGATTTTGGAGTTAACAGCCCAGATTCTTACATCTCTCTAATAAACTCTGATGTGGATGTGAATGGTGCAGGTTGTCTAAATATCCAAGGCAGAGATGTTCTTGAACTTGCACTAGAGGATTATTCACAGCAAGTCTCAGACCTCCAAAAGCAGATAAGAGAG ACGTATGAGCTACACGAACTGCAGAAGTTTAATTTTCATCAGTCCGTAATCAAATTAGAAAACAAACTGCAAGAAAGCCAAAGTGAGAAAGATCTCTTGGAAAACTTAAG ACTAAAAGAATCTGAGAAAAATGCAAAGCTATCGGAGCAGCTGCAGGCATCTCAGCTGGAGCTGCACTTGCTAAAGCAGGCAGAAGGCCACAAACTGATGGAAGCTGATGACAAATTGAAGACCTTAAACAGGAGATCAGAGATGATGACACAAATGTTGCAGGACATCTTTATTAGGCTTTCAGATTATGAGAAGCGAAGTGGAAAAAGTAGCTGTTTTTGCTATGACAGAACATTTAACCCTGGCCAGCTTCATCTGGGACCTGCAGTGGAGAAAGCACTACTAGACCTGGAGAATGACAACCGTGGCCTCCAGGAAAAACTGCAAATG GTGCAGAGACAACTGAAAGACCTGCAGGAAGAGggtcaagaaaaaaaagagtgtcTTCTACAGGATTATAAGGAAAG AATGGAGAAACTCATTACCAGTCATGAGCAGAAGGTGGCGATGTTGAAAGAGAAATTGAAAAACTCTCAGACTACCACAGATGCCCTGCAACACCATTTGGATATATTACA ACAACAGCTCCAGGGCCAAACCAAACAGCACCAATCAGAGATGAGTAATATGGAGTCTGTTCTCTCTCTACTGCGCTCAGACCTGCTGGAGAAACAGAAGAGCTACACGGCTGAA GTCAGTGTTCTGGAGGAGGCGCTGTCTCATGCAAAATCCCTGGCAGAGCAGgtccaaagagagagagaccttttACTCCAGCAAGCTGAGGATCAGGACACCAAGCTGTGCAGACTTACA ACAGAGCTCCGTCAGACTGCAGAGGAGCTGTGCCAAGAGCGGCAGCAGAGGCAAAAACTGGAGCAGCGCAGTCTTAGAGTCCAGCAGATTGAAGATCTTGTCCGATCTCCTAGAGATCAGTGCCAGAGGCATGAGGATGTTCAG GGGCAGGGCAGCAGGGAGGCCAGGAGGCTTCTGTCTCTTTCGGATGAACAAGGTGCAGAGCTGCCACTGAAGCAGCCAGAAGTTCAGCAGGGCCAGGCTCAGCTGGTGGAGGCGCACACCCAGGTGCAGGCACTAAAAACTGAGGTGGAGCTGTTGAAGCTCAGACtggaagatggaaaaaaaagtggtgAGTTGCTTATGAGGCCTCTGGTGGCCTTGCAGAAGGAGAGGAAGAGCTTGGCCAAGCAACATGAAGCGCTCCGGCTGGACAACCAGCAGCTGAGG GCTGCCCTTCTGGAGGCAGAACTGAGGCTGAGTGCTGTGGAGCAGGAGAAGTCCCAACGGTGCGCAGCtctgtcagagagagacagcagcaTCCACCAGCTAACTCTGGAGAAACAGCACATGACTGCTGAGCTGGCTCTCCAGCGCAAGGAGTTAGACCAGTTAAAAG AAGAGCAAGAGGTTTTAAGAGAAGAACACAGAAGGAAAACCGATGAGCTGCAATGGCAGAACAGCAAGCTAAAAGCCCAGCGTAATACCATCCAAAACGACTTGGAGAAAGCCAAGAGTACCCTCAAAGCACTGGAGGGTGCTGATGAACATG GACTAAAGGTTGCCTTGGGCATCCAGAAGCAGATCACTGCCAAGCGAAAACAGGTTGACTTACTTCAGAGCCGTGTACAGATGCTGGAGGAGAGCACAGAAAATCTTACTCAG GAGAAGAATGAGCAGGTGATGAAGAGCAAACGTCAAGCACAAATGCTACTTtttgagagggagagaagaaaaaggcTTGGAACTGAGTTGGAGGCTTACCGTACAAAGGAGAACCTGCTGAAGAGCGAAATTGAGAGGCTTGCCACAGCTCTGAACAAGGTTCTCTTAAATCTCATG ATGTCTGACAGTTTTGTAGAGTGCCAAGAGTACATTCAGAAACAGCAGCAAGAGATCATGAGGCTGAAACTCCAGCACACACTAGAGCTGAAG GAGGGCCAGAACTTACGATCCACAAGTGCCATAACTGAGCAGGAACAAGACTTACAAGCTACAAACAACATCTACACATCACCCGTCACCAGCCCATCAATTCCAGCACAAATACCCTTTCAAGCTCAGTCTCCCAGCATAAATATTAGTAGCCAGAAGTGTAGCCCAGTTGTGGAGCTGCAGAGCCTGGTTAAAGAGCTGCGCAGTGTGATCGATATGGAGCAGAGCCCTGATACAAGCTACACCAGCACAAGGAGGAGTAGAAA AGATGAAGTGACCTGGAACACTGAAGGTGAAAGTGGGATGACGAGGACAAGTATCAGTTACAA TGAGCAAGATCCAGTTCAAGTCCCTAACTTCAAACAGGACGTGAACACAGCTAACA aGGAACCTGGACTGAAAGTTTGCCATCCTCAGGACAGTTCATTTTGTGTAGCAGCATTGGGACGGCGGTCTCCAGTACACTCCCTCCTGACCTCTGTCCTTCCGAGCAATACCCATTATAGCCACAGGACACAAAGCCCTGCATGTTCTGTGCAAATAT CTATCATTAAGCAAGCTGAAATAACAAGGCAGACATGCAAGAAACAGCAGAGCAAGCTGACTAGACTTCAGAACAAAGCAGAAGATCATCAAATAAAGACTCAAG AAATGACCTCTGTGATTAAAAGCCAGGAAAAGATGAGGAGGatcaaagagagaaaaacactcAAAAAAGATAAGCGTCTAGACCATACAGAGGACAGAAGAATTAACttacaaagcaaataa
- the LOC113637736 gene encoding coiled-coil domain-containing protein 158 isoform X5 produces MEAKHSISLAMLSEELERRTKETLKLQEEVEQATKLTLENMGRAFSSTDISGNRISTRHEAEGCQDFGVNSPDSYISLINSDVDVNGAGCLNIQGRDVLELALEDYSQQVSDLQKQIRETYELHELQKFNFHQSVIKLENKLQESQSEKDLLENLRLKESEKNAKLSEQLQASQLELHLLKQAEGHKLMEADDKLKTLNRRSEMMTQMLQDIFIRLSDYEKRSGKSSCFCYDRTFNPGQLHLGPAVEKALLDLENDNRGLQEKLQMVQRQLKDLQEEGQEKKECLLQDYKERMEKLITSHEQKVAMLKEKLKNSQTTTDALQHHLDILQQQLQGQTKQHQSEMSNMESVLSLLRSDLLEKQKSYTAEVSVLEEALSHAKSLAEQVQRERDLLLQQAEDQDTKLCRLTTELRQTAEELCQERQQRQKLEQRSLRVQQIEDLVRSPRDQCQRHEDVQGQGSREARRLLSLSDEQGAELPLKQPEVQQGQAQLVEAHTQVQALKTEVELLKLRLEDGKKSGELLMRPLVALQKERKSLAKQHEALRLDNQQLRAALLEAELRLSAVEQEKSQRCAALSERDSSIHQLTLEKQHMTAELALQRKELDQLKEEQEVLREEHRRKTDELQWQNSKLKAQRNTIQNDLEKAKSTLKALEGADEHGLKVALGIQKQITAKRKQVDLLQSRVQMLEESTENLTQEKNEQVMKSKRQAQMLLFERERRKRLGTELEAYRTKENLLKSEIERLATALNKVLLNLMMSDSFVECQEYIQKQQQEIMRLKLQHTLELKEGQNLRSTSAITEQEQDLQATNNIYTSPVTSPSIPAQIPFQAQSPSINISSQKCSPVVELQSLVKELRSVIDMEQSPDTSYTSTRRSRKDEVTWNTEGESGMTRTSISYNEQDPVQVPNFKQDVNTANRTWTESLPSSGQFILCSSIGTAVSSTLPPDLCPSEQYPL; encoded by the exons ATGGAAGCGAAACACAGCATCAGTCTGGCAATGCTAAg TGAGGAGCTGGAGAGAAGAACCAAAGAGACTCTGAAGCTTCAGGAAGAAGTTGAACAAGCCACCAAACTCACTTTGGAAAACATGGGTCGTGCATTCAGCAGCACAGACATATCAGGAAATCGTATTTCTACAC GTCATGAAGCTGAGGGATGTCAAGATTTTGGAGTTAACAGCCCAGATTCTTACATCTCTCTAATAAACTCTGATGTGGATGTGAATGGTGCAGGTTGTCTAAATATCCAAGGCAGAGATGTTCTTGAACTTGCACTAGAGGATTATTCACAGCAAGTCTCAGACCTCCAAAAGCAGATAAGAGAG ACGTATGAGCTACACGAACTGCAGAAGTTTAATTTTCATCAGTCCGTAATCAAATTAGAAAACAAACTGCAAGAAAGCCAAAGTGAGAAAGATCTCTTGGAAAACTTAAG ACTAAAAGAATCTGAGAAAAATGCAAAGCTATCGGAGCAGCTGCAGGCATCTCAGCTGGAGCTGCACTTGCTAAAGCAGGCAGAAGGCCACAAACTGATGGAAGCTGATGACAAATTGAAGACCTTAAACAGGAGATCAGAGATGATGACACAAATGTTGCAGGACATCTTTATTAGGCTTTCAGATTATGAGAAGCGAAGTGGAAAAAGTAGCTGTTTTTGCTATGACAGAACATTTAACCCTGGCCAGCTTCATCTGGGACCTGCAGTGGAGAAAGCACTACTAGACCTGGAGAATGACAACCGTGGCCTCCAGGAAAAACTGCAAATG GTGCAGAGACAACTGAAAGACCTGCAGGAAGAGggtcaagaaaaaaaagagtgtcTTCTACAGGATTATAAGGAAAG AATGGAGAAACTCATTACCAGTCATGAGCAGAAGGTGGCGATGTTGAAAGAGAAATTGAAAAACTCTCAGACTACCACAGATGCCCTGCAACACCATTTGGATATATTACA ACAACAGCTCCAGGGCCAAACCAAACAGCACCAATCAGAGATGAGTAATATGGAGTCTGTTCTCTCTCTACTGCGCTCAGACCTGCTGGAGAAACAGAAGAGCTACACGGCTGAA GTCAGTGTTCTGGAGGAGGCGCTGTCTCATGCAAAATCCCTGGCAGAGCAGgtccaaagagagagagaccttttACTCCAGCAAGCTGAGGATCAGGACACCAAGCTGTGCAGACTTACA ACAGAGCTCCGTCAGACTGCAGAGGAGCTGTGCCAAGAGCGGCAGCAGAGGCAAAAACTGGAGCAGCGCAGTCTTAGAGTCCAGCAGATTGAAGATCTTGTCCGATCTCCTAGAGATCAGTGCCAGAGGCATGAGGATGTTCAG GGGCAGGGCAGCAGGGAGGCCAGGAGGCTTCTGTCTCTTTCGGATGAACAAGGTGCAGAGCTGCCACTGAAGCAGCCAGAAGTTCAGCAGGGCCAGGCTCAGCTGGTGGAGGCGCACACCCAGGTGCAGGCACTAAAAACTGAGGTGGAGCTGTTGAAGCTCAGACtggaagatggaaaaaaaagtggtgAGTTGCTTATGAGGCCTCTGGTGGCCTTGCAGAAGGAGAGGAAGAGCTTGGCCAAGCAACATGAAGCGCTCCGGCTGGACAACCAGCAGCTGAGG GCTGCCCTTCTGGAGGCAGAACTGAGGCTGAGTGCTGTGGAGCAGGAGAAGTCCCAACGGTGCGCAGCtctgtcagagagagacagcagcaTCCACCAGCTAACTCTGGAGAAACAGCACATGACTGCTGAGCTGGCTCTCCAGCGCAAGGAGTTAGACCAGTTAAAAG AAGAGCAAGAGGTTTTAAGAGAAGAACACAGAAGGAAAACCGATGAGCTGCAATGGCAGAACAGCAAGCTAAAAGCCCAGCGTAATACCATCCAAAACGACTTGGAGAAAGCCAAGAGTACCCTCAAAGCACTGGAGGGTGCTGATGAACATG GACTAAAGGTTGCCTTGGGCATCCAGAAGCAGATCACTGCCAAGCGAAAACAGGTTGACTTACTTCAGAGCCGTGTACAGATGCTGGAGGAGAGCACAGAAAATCTTACTCAG GAGAAGAATGAGCAGGTGATGAAGAGCAAACGTCAAGCACAAATGCTACTTtttgagagggagagaagaaaaaggcTTGGAACTGAGTTGGAGGCTTACCGTACAAAGGAGAACCTGCTGAAGAGCGAAATTGAGAGGCTTGCCACAGCTCTGAACAAGGTTCTCTTAAATCTCATG ATGTCTGACAGTTTTGTAGAGTGCCAAGAGTACATTCAGAAACAGCAGCAAGAGATCATGAGGCTGAAACTCCAGCACACACTAGAGCTGAAG GAGGGCCAGAACTTACGATCCACAAGTGCCATAACTGAGCAGGAACAAGACTTACAAGCTACAAACAACATCTACACATCACCCGTCACCAGCCCATCAATTCCAGCACAAATACCCTTTCAAGCTCAGTCTCCCAGCATAAATATTAGTAGCCAGAAGTGTAGCCCAGTTGTGGAGCTGCAGAGCCTGGTTAAAGAGCTGCGCAGTGTGATCGATATGGAGCAGAGCCCTGATACAAGCTACACCAGCACAAGGAGGAGTAGAAA AGATGAAGTGACCTGGAACACTGAAGGTGAAAGTGGGATGACGAGGACAAGTATCAGTTACAA TGAGCAAGATCCAGTTCAAGTCCCTAACTTCAAACAGGACGTGAACACAGCTAACA GAACCTGGACTGAAAGTTTGCCATCCTCAGGACAGTTCATTTTGTGTAGCAGCATTGGGACGGCGGTCTCCAGTACACTCCCTCCTGACCTCTGTCCTTCCGAGCAATACCCATTATAG